The following are encoded in a window of Sutcliffiella horikoshii genomic DNA:
- the metC gene encoding cystathionine beta-lyase yields the protein MSHSFQTKLLHNRHKFDKSNGAVSVPIQHASTFHQPDIDSFGKYDYGRSANPTREALEETIAHLEEGTRGFAFSSGMAAISTAFLLLSQGDHVLISEDVYGGTYRMVSEVLTRYGVAHTFVDMTDLGKVKAAIQANTKLLYVETPSNPLLKVTDITAVSTLAKTIGAWTFVDNTFLTPSLQKPLELGADLVLHSATKFLSGHSDVVAGLAVAKDPELADRLAFLQNSFGAVLGVQDAWLVLRGLKTLHVRLEQSQKSAYKIASYLEKHPAVKKVYFPGLTTHPGFTLQHRQAQGPGAVLSFELHSEEDLRKFVGKVEIPVFAVSLGAVESILSFPAKMSHAAMPESERLKRGITNSLLRLSVGLESAEDLIEDFEQAFQHTITAASGNQEQRRVYHGNLR from the coding sequence ATGAGCCATTCTTTTCAAACGAAGCTGTTACACAACCGCCATAAGTTTGATAAAAGTAATGGAGCGGTGAGCGTGCCCATCCAACATGCCTCCACTTTTCATCAGCCTGATATCGATTCCTTTGGCAAATATGACTATGGACGCTCTGCCAATCCGACCCGGGAAGCACTCGAAGAAACCATTGCCCACTTAGAAGAAGGAACGCGAGGCTTTGCTTTTTCATCTGGTATGGCTGCGATCTCGACTGCTTTCCTCCTTCTATCACAAGGCGATCACGTATTGATTTCAGAAGACGTGTACGGTGGAACTTACCGAATGGTGTCTGAAGTTCTTACCCGTTACGGCGTGGCGCATACGTTTGTGGATATGACAGATTTGGGAAAAGTAAAGGCGGCCATCCAGGCCAACACCAAACTGCTTTACGTAGAAACACCATCCAATCCATTGTTAAAAGTAACGGACATCACGGCTGTGTCTACTCTCGCCAAAACAATCGGAGCTTGGACTTTCGTCGACAACACCTTCTTGACGCCCTCCTTGCAAAAGCCGCTGGAGCTTGGTGCCGACCTTGTCCTGCACAGCGCAACGAAGTTCCTGTCGGGACACAGTGATGTCGTGGCAGGGCTTGCGGTGGCAAAGGATCCTGAGCTTGCCGACCGTTTAGCCTTTTTGCAAAATTCCTTCGGCGCGGTGCTTGGTGTCCAAGATGCATGGCTCGTCTTAAGAGGGCTCAAAACGTTACATGTAAGGCTGGAGCAGTCCCAAAAGTCCGCTTATAAAATTGCCAGTTACCTAGAAAAACATCCTGCCGTTAAAAAGGTTTATTTTCCAGGATTGACGACACACCCTGGCTTCACCCTTCAACACAGGCAGGCACAGGGACCTGGTGCTGTTCTTTCTTTCGAACTGCACAGCGAAGAGGATCTCCGGAAGTTTGTCGGCAAGGTCGAGATCCCGGTTTTTGCTGTGAGTTTAGGGGCGGTTGAATCCATCCTTTCCTTCCCGGCGAAAATGTCTCATGCAGCGATGCCGGAATCAGAACGATTAAAACGTGGCATCACAAACTCCCTACTCCGCCTGTCGGTAGGACTTGAAAGTGCGGAGGATCTAATAGAAGATTTTGAACAGGCATTTCAACATACCATTACAGCAGCAAGCGGTAACCAAGAACAACGGAGGGTATATCATGGGAATCTTAGATAG